A stretch of the Glutamicibacter sp. JL.03c genome encodes the following:
- a CDS encoding extracellular solute-binding protein, giving the protein MKVNTRPWLLGGALTAIAALSLTACGGSGSAETSSSPATEQASPAAASGGSLTVWVDANRQPVLQEAAADFEKQSGVKVNLVIKDFSKIQEDFLRQVPTGKGPDITIGAHDWLGNLVNNGVVQPVELGDKASEFQDVSIDAMSYEGSTYGVPYATENLALLRNADLVDEAPKTFDDMIEAGKEADTEFPFLVQVSDVGDPFHAYPFQTSFGAPVFGTDDTGAYDPADLQIGNEGGVEFAKWLAEQGEAGTLKTSIDADIAKEKFVSGDSPFFLTGPWNVEAAEKAKMNLAIDPIPTAGGEEAQPFVAVQGFFVSAKTENLLAATEFLTNYIGTEEVQTELYEVGNRPPANKAAFEAAKSDETIASFGEVGASGVPMPNIPEMAAVWEFWGVAEAEIITGKADPAKRWKQMTSDIEKAISK; this is encoded by the coding sequence ATGAAGGTGAATACACGCCCCTGGCTTCTCGGTGGAGCACTGACGGCTATCGCAGCCCTGTCACTGACCGCTTGCGGTGGGTCCGGATCAGCTGAAACCTCCTCCAGCCCGGCCACCGAACAAGCATCGCCAGCCGCCGCGTCCGGCGGCTCGCTGACCGTTTGGGTCGACGCCAACCGCCAGCCAGTGCTGCAGGAAGCTGCAGCAGACTTCGAGAAGCAGTCCGGAGTCAAGGTCAACCTGGTCATCAAGGATTTCTCCAAGATCCAAGAAGATTTCCTGCGCCAGGTCCCAACCGGCAAGGGCCCGGACATCACCATCGGTGCCCATGACTGGCTGGGAAATCTCGTTAATAACGGCGTGGTCCAGCCCGTTGAATTGGGCGACAAGGCTTCGGAATTCCAGGATGTCTCCATCGACGCCATGAGCTACGAAGGCAGCACCTACGGCGTTCCTTACGCCACCGAAAACCTGGCCCTTCTGCGCAATGCGGACCTGGTCGACGAAGCGCCAAAGACTTTCGACGACATGATCGAAGCCGGCAAGGAAGCGGACACCGAATTCCCATTCCTCGTGCAGGTCAGCGATGTGGGCGATCCATTCCACGCTTACCCTTTCCAGACCTCCTTCGGCGCGCCGGTCTTCGGCACCGATGACACCGGAGCCTACGACCCGGCTGATCTGCAGATCGGCAATGAAGGCGGCGTGGAGTTCGCCAAGTGGCTGGCCGAGCAAGGCGAAGCTGGCACCCTGAAGACCAGCATCGATGCTGATATCGCCAAGGAGAAGTTCGTCTCCGGCGACTCGCCATTCTTCCTGACCGGTCCATGGAATGTGGAAGCGGCTGAAAAGGCCAAGATGAACTTGGCCATCGACCCGATCCCGACCGCCGGCGGCGAAGAGGCCCAGCCATTCGTAGCAGTCCAGGGCTTCTTCGTTTCGGCCAAGACCGAAAACCTGTTGGCAGCTACCGAATTCCTGACCAACTACATCGGCACCGAGGAAGTGCAGACCGAACTCTACGAAGTGGGCAACCGTCCGCCAGCCAACAAGGCCGCTTTCGAAGCGGCCAAGTCTGATGAAACCATCGCCTCCTTCGGCGAGGTAGGCGCCAGCGGGGTGCCCATGCCGAACATTCCAGAAATGGCCGCCGTCTGGGAATTCTGGGGAGTAGCCGAAGCCGAGATCATCACCGGCAAGGCTGATCCAGCCAAGCGCTGGAAGCAGATGACCAGCGATATCGAGAAGGCCATCAGCAAGTAG